The Bdellovibrio sp. GT3 genome contains the following window.
GACGGAAGACTCGTATCGCCCTCCCACTATGGGATGCTTTTGAATGTATATATTCTCCGGAAAGGCCGCCCGGAAGGTTTTATAGGATCGGTACATGTGCAATCGGGAAGTCACAAGAAGTATGTCTCGGCACTTCAATGCTTCTACAATCGGTAAACTTTGCTGAGCATTTCCGAACGTGGTTTCAGATCGTCGATCCAAAACCACATCGTTCTCATTAAGACTTCCATAAAATGGCCACACCGGCATAATCTCGCGCATTCGCGCATTGGAGAAAACTCCGGATATCACCAGCTTCTTGACGTTTTGATTCGCCAGAAGATCAAACCCTTCTCGCACGCGTCCCGCTCCCCCGGTCAAGACCACAGCACAATCTGCATTCTGTGATCGTGTCCAGGAAATCATCGGTTCATTCTCGATCTGACGGTACTCCCTGACAAAGCGCTGAATAATCAACGCCCCAAGGATCACCACGATCCAGAAAATACGCGTGCGCAGCAGAGCCTTAACGGTGGGCAAGAACTTCGATCTCCACGTTCACGCCTTTTGGCAATGCCGCAACAGCGACAGTAGAACGCGCTGGAGGAGCTGCCGTGAAAGCTTTGGCGTAGATTTCGTTCACAGTCGCAAAATCAGCCATGTTTGTCAGGAAGATTGTTGTTTTAACCACGTTTGAAAAATTCATGTTGTTGGCGCCAAGAACCGCTTCAACATTTTTCATGACCATTTCAGTTTGAGTCTTGATATCGCCAGTGAAAACTTCGTTTGTTTTTGGATCAATTGAAATCTGACCGGAACAAAACAAAAAATCACCCATAGCTACAGCTTGAGAATAAGGTCCAACCGCTTTAGGTGCATTGTCTGTGTGAATAACTTTTTTCATAAATAAATCCTTTGTGAATTAGAAGTAAAAAATAATACCAGCGCGGAACGGGCTGTCCGCAATTGTTCTGAAACGGACGTTATCCGCAGAAATAACACCCACGCCGCCTTCAAAAGTGAAGCCCAGGGATTCCAAACCCGAAAAGAAGAATTCACCACCAAAGACCGCATCCAACTCAAAGCCGGATTGCTTTTCTCTGGTACCCGCATCGTTCAGCTCTTCCCAATTCACCAACCCCAGGGTTCCGCCCATGTAGAAGTTCATGTTTTGTTCTTTAAAAACGATACGGCGAACCCCAGCGATGGCCGCAAACTTGGATTGGTCCTTTTGCGTATCAATTCCCAATCCACCCGTGACTTGAATTTCAGAAGAAGGATTATAAACCACTGCCAGTTCCGGCAAATCCAAAGTTGCATGAGATTTTACCCCCACGCCCAGGCGATTCGTAAGGTCTTTGGCCTCAGCCACGTTCAAACCAGCAAAAACCGCAAACACCAATGCTAAAACTTTAAGCATCCCAATGACTCCTTATTAAGGACTCTATTAAATGCAAAAGATGAAGAGGGCGCAAAAGGAATCTG
Protein-coding sequences here:
- a CDS encoding YdcF family protein; the encoded protein is MPTVKALLRTRIFWIVVILGALIIQRFVREYRQIENEPMISWTRSQNADCAVVLTGGAGRVREGFDLLANQNVKKLVISGVFSNARMREIMPVWPFYGSLNENDVVLDRRSETTFGNAQQSLPIVEALKCRDILLVTSRLHMYRSYKTFRAAFPENIYIQKHPIVGGRYESSVPETGFEALKSFFYSLWAY
- a CDS encoding RidA family protein; translated protein: MKKVIHTDNAPKAVGPYSQAVAMGDFLFCSGQISIDPKTNEVFTGDIKTQTEMVMKNVEAVLGANNMNFSNVVKTTIFLTNMADFATVNEIYAKAFTAAPPARSTVAVAALPKGVNVEIEVLAHR
- a CDS encoding organic solvent tolerance protein, with the protein product MLKVLALVFAVFAGLNVAEAKDLTNRLGVGVKSHATLDLPELAVVYNPSSEIQVTGGLGIDTQKDQSKFAAIAGVRRIVFKEQNMNFYMGGTLGLVNWEELNDAGTREKQSGFELDAVFGGEFFFSGLESLGFTFEGGVGVISADNVRFRTIADSPFRAGIIFYF